The Acidimicrobiales bacterium genome contains the following window.
ACACCATGGCGTCGGTGCCGAGCGCTGCCACGACCGGCACGAGTCCCTGGCGGATGCCGCGGCGGCACAACAACAGCGCGCCGCCGGCGAGCACCGAGAGCACGAGCACGACGCGCACGTCCCCGAAGGCCGTGACGGGATGTACCACGTGCTCCCACGTCGGCGTCCGATGAGCGAGCACCCAGCCACGGACTCGGTCGTCGACGTATTGCACGGCGCCGGGCTCGCCGCCCGGCCGCACGAGGGCGCTGGCGCCGAGCCCGGCGCCGATCAGCGCGACGAGGACGAGGGGCAACCTCCACGCGTGGCCGGTGGCATCCCTGGCCGGCGCCTCCTGTTCGGCGTCGTGAGCGATCGGCAAGGAGAGCATTGGTCCCGTTGTAGCGACCGCCCCCGCACCGTGGGCTAAAGCCCGGCGCTCGCTCACCTGAGGCCGACCCGGTCCACGCGGTGTCGACTCCCGCGCGTCCCGTTGCAGAAGAACGTCCGTCGGGCGGCGTTGCGGCAACTCTTCGTGCAGGACTGGTTGCTGTGTCGCCACTTCTGCACGAATCGGAAGCTGGCGCGTCGGAGGTCGGCGATGGAAGCTGGGGGGATGACGCACCTCGGAGCGACGGACTCGACCGGCGTGCCGGGGGTCGATGCTGTGGCGGGGGTCGATGGTGTGCCGGGGGTCGATGGTGTGCCGCGGGTCGACTTGGCGCCGTGGCTCGGTGCGGATCCGCGTGATCCGGCCGCGCGCCGGGTGGCCGGCGAGGTCGACGCGGCCTGCCGCGAGGTGGGGTTCTTCACGATGGTGGGTCACGGTGTCGAGCCACGGCTGCGGGAGCGACTCGACGAGCTGGCCCGCGAGCTGTTCGCCCTTCCCGAAGCAGAGAAGGCCGAGATCGAGATGGCGCGGGCGGGGCGGGCATGGCGTGGCTGGTTCCCGCTGGGCGGCGAGCTGACCTCCGGCAAGCCTGACCGCAAGGAAGGCGTCTACTTCGGGCGCGAGCTCGGGCCCGACGATCCCCGGGTCCGCTCCGGGACGCCCCTCCACGGCGCCAACCTGTTCCCGCGCCGGCCGATCGGGCTGCGCGATGTGGTGGTGCGCTACCTCGACGAGATGGAGGCGCTCGGCCAAGCCGTGTTGTCGGCGATGGCGGTCGGCATGGGGCTCGACCCGG
Protein-coding sequences here:
- a CDS encoding phosphatase PAP2 family protein translates to MLSLPIAHDAEQEAPARDATGHAWRLPLVLVALIGAGLGASALVRPGGEPGAVQYVDDRVRGWVLAHRTPTWEHVVHPVTAFGDVRVVLVLSVLAGGALLLCRRGIRQGLVPVVAALGTDAMVYVLKYTVNRPGTRGHWGEPAFPSGHISGMATLVVPLAVLAWTTRRRWWPAVGAALAIAAMAATLLVLDAHWLSDIVAGAVLTTAWCAAVAWWLPKRTDRLRRRGSG
- a CDS encoding 2-oxoglutarate and iron-dependent oxygenase domain-containing protein translates to MTHLGATDSTGVPGVDAVAGVDGVPGVDGVPRVDLAPWLGADPRDPAARRVAGEVDAACREVGFFTMVGHGVEPRLRERLDELARELFALPEAEKAEIEMARAGRAWRGWFPLGGELTSGKPDRKEGVYFGRELGPDDPRVRSGTPLHGANLFPRRPIGLRDVVVRYLDEMEALGQAVLSAMAVGMGLDPAWFPDHLTRDPIVLFRIFRYPPHEAAAGAAGATALGDWGVAEHTDYGLLTLLGQDGSGGLEVHGPGGWAAVAPDADAFVCNIGDMLERLTGGTYRSTPHRVRNASGRDRLSFPFFLDPGWDAVVERLPIVERPPDDDGARRWDHASVHGFTGTYGEYLTAKVANVFPALAAATSDHSPND